DNA from Solanum stenotomum isolate F172 chromosome 3, ASM1918654v1, whole genome shotgun sequence:
GACTGAACCGAGCAACAGAACGAGGCTACTGGAAAGCCACTGGTAAAGATAGGAACATTGTTACTAAGAAGGGCGCAAAAATTGGGATGAAGAAGACCTTGGTATACTACGTTGGTCGAGCTCCTGAAGGCAAGAGGACTCATTGGGTGATTCATGAATATCGTGCAACTGAAAAGTCATTGGATGGATCACACCCTGGCCAGGTATGCACATCCTTTATCCATCTTGTGCCTTGGATTTGTATTTCTATTTTCTGTATAAAAGATTGATTGCATCATGGTGCAATTATTGGTTGCTTTGATCAGATTCTACGATGTAATTAAATACATAAGATGTTGCTTAGTTCACGTAAATAATGCCTTATGCAATACGCTGCATAGTCATGTAGTGGGTTACTTGAACATATGTGGTTGGTTAGTTCTATTTAATTTGGTTCTTTCTGTTTTTCAGGTGTCACAAAATAGTGCATGTACTTGCTAATTTTACAGCTATAGAAATtcatttaatgggtttgtattATCAACCCCATGGACTGGTCATGTAAGGATTCTATTTCACTAGAGGGGAACAAGATTCGTGATATTATATATTGCTACAAAaagcaaaatatttattatatgaaCTCTTTTTTGTGCTTGGTTATTTTGGTGGATTATATGTTCTGCAAACATGAATTGTAATTACTCGTTGCAAAATTGAAGATCCTCAGTAAACATCCACATGAGGATTTTTTCATGAGGCTCTGGAATTGTAACAATAATAGCATAACTAGATGTTGGATTTTTCTAGCTTTGTTTTTTAGAAGACATTTTATAGATAAACTccttttttaagattttatttattttttagttcttCCCTAATTAGTATAGACTTGTGAAGTGCCTTACATTTAGGGGTCGTtatcttgtttggttgcctTGTTTTGgctaacttatcccaccatttatatcatagtgatgggataagttatcccatatacatggtgggatatGTTATCCCACCATTGAAATATGCTGCAAGCGCTCTCACAATTAATGccaattctttagtttttttttagatgtCCCAATTAATGAGTTACTGATCCAAAGCATCTACCtatccaaaataaattgataaacTTTGTATCTGTGTGGTACTTCTGAAGTTGACTCAATAGCACTCTTATATTTCTATTGTTATTAGTGGTGAAGCAATGAAAATTAGTTCATACTGGGAAATGTGATTTGCCTGTTGCAGGGTGCCTTTGTGCTTTGTCGTCTGTTTAGGAAGAATGATTTGAAGCAGGATGAGCATGTTGAAAATTCCAATTTAGATGCTGAACAGAATGCTTCAGTTGACAAATCACCTGCTGAAGATGAATTATCAGAGGCAGCCACTCCATTTACGGTCATACAACCTTTAAGTGATCGTGATAAAAGCTATGCTGCAAAGTTTTCCAAAGGCAAGAAGTATGGCAAACAAATACCCATAGAGAGTCACAGCAACAGCTGTATTGCTGATGATACTGAAGATCAAATGTTGGACATAACATCCATACCGGTAAGTTAACCTACATCAGGATTCTACTTTTTGATTGAGTGGAAAGGTTTTTATCGTGGATTAATTTGGTTGAagtgattattttctttttctgctTCATGTTTAGCCGGTTCAGGATCTGGAAAAGGAGTTGGGAAATTTTTATGACCCTTCATCGCAGCCAGATTGGAAGATCTTCTCCCCATTGCACTCACAGATGCAGGTGGAGCTTGGATCGTCTTATTTGCAAGCCCCCTTTAATAATGACATCTGTGGTTATCAAAAAGATGTCCAGTTTCCGTATGGAACAAATGCTCTTGAGATTAATGACTTTTTGAACTCGATACTTGTCAACTCAGATGAGTTCTCATGTGAAGATTCTGGACAAGAATTGGCTTCACACCATATTGACACACAAAATTACAGCATAACTGGCCCGATGATTAAGGACTCTGGATCATGTAGTGAGTCAGAAGCAGAAGTTACCCAAGGGCAGGTGAGTGGAACCATGTATTGCATCAATTAATCTGTGTCACTTGTTAGAAAGTTCTGTTAAGTAGCTGATCTTATGCTGCTTTTCTTTTTATCCCAGGTTGAGCCAGACTTCTTTGATCCTGAGGTGCTGTGGGACAATTTTGATCGAGAGGCTGCAGTACAGAGAGAGGTTAATTCCCTTGAACCTACAGTGCTAAAGGCACGCAGTCCACTAGGTGCATCTTATGATGGCAATGATTATGCTGTAGGAAATCTAGGTTTCTTTCAAAATACCTACCCTGGACATTATGGTTATCCTGCTAGTATTGGTGGAAGTCAGGTCCCGAACTTCCTAAAAGTAGAACAATCCGGTTTTCGCAATAATATAGTAAGCACTGAATCTGGCTCAGGAACTGGAATAAAACTCAGGACCAGGCAAATGCATAATCAACCTGATGACACACAGTTTAATCAACCTGATGACACGCAGTCTAGACCACAAGGAACTGCTCACAGAAGAATACGTTTACAAGTGAAAATGCAAGGTGGGCCAGTTGAGTGTCTCATGCGCTCTGATTCTAGTCAGGGGGAAGAAATCCATCAAGCAGTGGCTGAGGTAAGCCTCTCTATTCCCTTTTTTTCTGCTAAAGTTTTTAGCTTCTTTcttaaattagaaaatataacaCGAACTATCATGTTGGGATTGTGCAGGGTGAGAAAGACTGTGATGAACATAGTTCTACCACCAGTGATAATACAACACATAAAGATCTTGAGGGAGTTGTTGGGGAAACTGATGACTTGAGCACTCAAGTGAAAGATGCAGATGATTCTccagttcaagaaagtcttgaTGTGTCTTTGAAGACCGCTACAAAGCGCTCAAGTTCATCACACGTTTACATGTCCAAGGTTGTTGTGGTTGCAAGTCTGCTTGTGGTCTTTATTGGTGTTTGGGGTTGCTTTAGACTGTGTGTGTAGTGTGCGTGTACTTGTATTTATAGATTCCCAATATATAATGGGTATGTATTCAGGGTAGCATGAACTGACCGTTCCTCTTTGTTTAATTTAACGTTGTATGTTTATTGCAGCAGGAACTTGAGTTGAGACATTAGAGATTGCTAGTGTATATTTTGAAGAGCTTGCTCGTTATGTACATGTTTCTTGTAGAGTAAGATGTTAGTATTGAGTTTTCttcccaatttttttattttgggattttagctcTCACCCTGTTGAATCCCCTTCCCTTGTCTTTTTCACATGGAAACACCAAAAACAAGAATCTTGGGGTTCTTACCAAGATTTATGACGATCTAATTAACTTCTAATTTGTATAACTTCAAAGATGCGTTGGTAACAAGTTAGCTGAAGGGCAGATGTAAATGAATGGAAAGGCTATATAAGAGAACTACAAGctcataaaacaaaaaaattgagcaGATACTGCGTTTTGTTTATTAATAACACGTTCCTTACTATTTCAACAAGGAGTTGAATTTTTAAGATAGCATgttaatcaagaaaaataaaatcttataAATCGTATGTCGGAGAAAaagttacaaaaataaaaataaaaatagatgtgGGGTGAGAGAGGCTCGAACTCTCGACCTCAGGATTACTCAGAAGCTATGAGACCTACGCGCTAGCCAACTGCGCCACCACCCCGTTGTTTGTTATTCGtctaattattattgtattctatATATCTCGTTCACCGTACAAATGCATTATTATTGTAcatcatattaattgaattctACATATGTAGATTGCAATAGCAATAGCACTAGTAGATTGAGAAAGAGAGTTTAAATGCAAATGTAACATAATTCCAGAGGATCAAAATCATGTGAAAACTAACAAGGTAAATCTTGAACGATGATAAACATGAcaacaaacataaataatttatctatCCATAGGAACCTAATGTTGAATCACTTGACCTAGgacaatttattaataattccTCCTTTCCAAAATCATACTTGTTTTACTATAAGAAGTTTTACTCCAttaattttaagtcattttttaagaCATTTAATTAGTGGTAAATTCGTTAAAAAACACTGTATTTTCTAGGAATGAGTAGTGTCATAGAGACgggagggagttgctcggatggtaaacacccctcacttccaacccgaaggttgcgagttcgagtcaccaaaggagcaaaaggggtgggagctcctagggagggtaaaaaaaaagtagtttcaTAGAGGGTATGCTCAAACTAAAAACaccacttattttaaaatagagaaaataaatgttttgtccttcattaaaaaaaaaacaattcaatttGGTCACGAAGTTGGGCCAAAAAAACAATGTAACAAAGCATGGTCAAGGATCTTGCTTTGTTGGAACCTTTAAGCTAATAGTGGTGCAACCTTTTGGTTATTTATTAAGTACTCCCTCTGGatacttgttcactttttcttttatatttgttcctaattacttgtccattttaacaaatcaagaaaggacaaaacaattttatctattataccgtcaattaattattttgaaaaagtggaatttcttgaaaattttaaatttttaattcatccacttcataattaatagggataaaatgataaactcactatgtcaataattgttttcttaatatgtgtgttaGTTTAAAAGTGAATAGAGACAGAAGGAGTAACTTTATACAGGAATCGGGATACAGGATGAAAAGGGAGAAATTAATGAGGGAGAGTGCATGCACTTGACTCTAGAGTCTAGATATCCAAAATTGCCTGATATCACTCACTTGTCATCCTTACGTTAATTTGAGGATAGTTTTAGAGGGTGTTTGAATCgactttttaaaaatagcttAGCATACTGCTATTATAATCCGGCtatcaaattatatttacttTAATTTCACGATATGAGAGGAAGATCAGTCCTCGGGTTCAGGGGTGGAGCTAGTGTATTATTTACGGATTCTCTAGTAGCTTTTGATTGGAATCTGTAGTTGGATTAGGAAAATTCATTAATACTAAAATGAGCCATAAGTtcgatagtaaatttagtgacccataaattttaaatcgtCACTTGGCCTCTTCTTGGATTTGTATTTAGTGGTTCGTGATTAAGATAACAAGAGAAGGAAAATCGAGACGGAAAACCACATATGGTGTCACTATatcaaaaaattgttttaacgataattaattaatggctACAACCTATAGTCATGACATTGAgtctaataataattaattagggtaatgctaaatgatcagaaaatttggccagaaatttagaaaaactataatatctttttattttaaaataaactgatcttttttccattttttaattaaaatgtattaaagttaaaagggtaaaaatgttcaaaaaggtaaaataacatagataaataTCATTCTgaccaaaaggatttttccaatTAATTAATGCTGGTAGTAAAGGTTTTAAAGCTCTGTGTCTATTTATTCATTCAATGGATTGGAAGAGAAGGGAGACATGCCCGACGCATCAAATCAAACGACCCATTAAATGTAATATGAATACACCTAGCTAGATATTCCTGGCACGTCGTTTCGTTTATGCATTGTGTTCACTGTTTACATTTAATTTCCAATTCcaatgtaaataaataaagataaagtgGATGTTGCATCTATAAATTGTACTCCAATAACTGATTTCCTCATCAATAATTTCAAGGTACTACTACGTAAATTGTTCGCGTTTGTTATACATTTAGCAGATTGAGTTTTGAGTTCCATGGCAAACTCTAGTTCTAGAAACAGAGAGTTAAAACAGCGTATTTTCCTAGAACTGGACACTCCAGAGTTACCTTCCAAATGTGTCGTCTTTGAGATTGCACTGCGTAAAGCTAACGCTGCAACAGACAATCGGGACACTTGTGCCTTTGTGTCCAATTTACTTATTCTACTGAATTTTGGTTTTAAAGATGTGCTTACCAACAGATTAGCTGAATTACCTTCTCAGGCCGAGGAATACATGATTGACTATCATGTTGAGCATTATTTTAACCCTAATGATATGTATCTTATCTTTGGCTGCACCGTACTGATACTTTTCAAAAACATCAGCCGAGCTAACTATGACAATTTCATGACCAAAAGGATTAAAGCAATGTGTTCTAACGTTCCGTGTTCATGTGATGATGAGATGCCGGTGCCTTACTCTTTCTCAGAGCAGAGTCTATTCGTTCAATTTTAGGCTCTTCAATGCCTGTTAAACAGGCAGTGATTCGTTTTCTGATTTCGTTCTCAGATCGTTCTGGTTGTTTGTGTTCTTTGATAGCTCATCTGTGTGGATTTTTGGCGTGGTCCGAAATGTATGCTTATAAAGTGATGCATGATACTTTAATCTTGAGTGCATCTCCAATTCTGGAGGACCCTAGGGTTCGACATGAAGGTGATAATCTTAAAAGCTGTTACTGAGTCAGATTATCCACAATTCTTTCGATTCCTTGGAGGATATAGAGCAAAGTCAGATTTCGAATTCTGTTTGCTGTTGCTAGAAATTTGACGATTTATAgacgaaattcaaattttgtgaCGAGTAATGATTTCTCTGAGCAGGACAAAGAGCTTGTGAGGGACTTAATTGTGATTCACAAAAGGGAAATGTCCAGGCCTGGTCGCATTACGCCTGTTTCATTAATGTGGGAAAGTGTCTTTGCTGACATTGAATTTGGTTCATATTAATGTTTGCTAGGAATTGtattatatattgaataatatttaattagcaagggtaaaataggcacaaaagattttatttttttttcgaaatttgACAAGTATTGCTAtacaattattttcaatataatgGACCAGTAAAAATGAACTTAAAGAGTATTAAAATAGTTTCAACAAGTCACTTTATATGGACTAGAGGAAATAGTTTATCCCTATTTGTTACAAACTAAAAATACTTCCTCCAGTCCCTATTAATGTTTAATAGAAGAAAtcattttctacatttttaagAGAATAATTTGAGAATAATTAAAAGGTAATAGTGTTTAGTTTTTGACACCCAAAAGTTCAGTTACTATGAAGTATGGACTAGAGCATGTAATTGTTTCAGTTTATTGTCCAATTTATGTAATCTAGAGAATTTTGCtactatatttttcaatttttatctttacacgttgtttggatggttgttatccattatattgtattgttagtttgaatataatatttgtttgattgttatgaaatttaattatattgaatCGTTTAAATTCATTGTTAGGTAACGAGTAACGacaaaaagactcattttataTAACATAAATTTGGTGTGTTCAGGTCGTTaccttaatatatttttttatttaataattatatttcatcttttatcttATCTTTTCACTGTAGCTTTACCCGCAcaccctattttttttttatggaggttttataattcaaattatgaatgtgTGACACTATgtaataattgataataatacaatattctATCCAACAATACAGTAATAGTGGAAtcaagtttaaatttcaaagaatttttagcaagtcttttttttagtataaatacaTTTCgtattaaagttttttttaagtaGTGACAAGTTAACATGTACCAggtaatatgaaatggagggagtattctTACTGCTTGATTTCGTTTATTAGTCTGCTCTGGATACATGCATGAACCTTCATAAATCAAGTTGGAATTTAATGAAATtcgaattaataaattaaacacCGGAGATTCTCATGCTCTATTGTGACTATATATATGTGAATTTGATATACATCGATGGTCACAAGCAAACTTGTCAATAGGGTAAAGTGATTTTATATATAGTATAGAGAAAATGCACctggaatattttttttaaaacttcaaaGACACATCCTTTTAGAATAGTGTCgaaacaatataatataatgttgcTTGGATTCAGTCCTTTAGTTTAATCAGAtcattttactttaatttcatgACAATATATATGACATGAGGAGAATTTAGTAGCTTTTGTTCAACATACATAGTTGTATTAGTGAAATCTATTACTTATGTATTACTAGTATTTAATTGCGAACTCAATTAGTAAAGCGACCTTAAGTTTGATGACAAATTCATTGCCCACGCAAATTTGAAATCACTTATGCCGTGCTGAAATAGAAGTATTTAATGGATTGGAAGAGAATGGAGAAATTAGGGGGGGATGTACATGCACTAGAAATCCAAAACTTaggagctagcttttggggtgtgagttaggcctaagacctaattttaCATGGTATCCGAGCATAAAAGCTCCTCTGCTCTCTAAGTATtgataaaacaaaaaaacaaaaaaaaaaaaacacgttGCAATGACCACTTCTACCAAAAATATGTCGACCTTCTTACTTCACCAACTCATTGTCGCTTGCTCCATTAAACTTAAGCCAGCAAACTACCTCATAAAGAGGACACACATATCCCAATTGATTCAAATCACAGAGAATGAACCAAGTAAAAGTAGTTGTTCCACTAGACAGACTGCTAGGAAAGTTGTAGTGGTTGAGAAAGATGCAAAAGATAGTGACAACATTGATGATTGGAAGGAGAAAAATATGTTGTTAAGGAGTTGGATCTCAAGCACCTTGACCGAAGAAAGCATGTACCTAACTGTGGGCTGCTCAACTGCCAAGGAGGTGTGAGAATGCTTGGAAAAAGTTTATATTCaagcaacaaaaataattaattttgctaGAGGTTTAGGTCTCAAATACAAGACCTTTGTCATATTAGGCAAGACACCATATTCCACCCTTAATCAATTTGTTAATACTGATCTCATGAGTTTTGATATAagggaagatgaagaaaaagtgTCACAACAAAATCATAACATGGTATTCTCTGCCCAAAAAGGCAGGGGAAGaagaaacaacaacatcaactcCAGAGAAGCAGACATCACATTCATACCGAAGCattgacaaaaaaaagttttcGCTAGgtattcaaagtttttttttctgcGTATTAGAATCAAGCTAGGAGTAACCGTTCCTCTActcactagcttgaggggaagtattgaaaaagaatgaagctgacgattggaacatgtcaaaggaacatGTCTAACGAAGTTGACTGACGTGTCTGCAGCAAGTGTTGATGAAGAAGGAAGCTGATGATTGGAATATGTCAAAGGAAGAGGTCCAACGAAGCTGACTGACGAGTTTACAGCACTGCTGTAGAATTAGAGTCACACTAGGATTAgactacttatattaattaggattatattacgaCTAGAATTATACtatgattaggattatattacgactaggattagattatttataattgcattattattattattattattattattattattattatagtagtaataggtattgtagtaggactctaagtatagttaacttaggactctacaattctctcctatataaggaggttgtaactcaacattattttcattaatacaatccttgatttctctaatcctaTACGTGAGATTTCtaggattagagaaatcaaggattgtattgatgaaaataatgttgAGTTACAATCTCCTGATATATGAGAGAATTGTAGAGTCCTAAGTTAACTATACTTAGAGTCCTACTACAATACCTAttactactataataataataataatgcaattataaataatctaatcctagtcgtaatataatcctaatcataatataattctagtcgtaatataatcctaatcataatataattctattcgtaatataatcataattaatataagtagtcTAATCCTAGTGCGACTCTAATTCTATAGCAGTGCTGTAAACTCGTCAGTCAGCTTCGTTGGACATGTTCCAATCATCAGCTTTCTTTTTCATCAACATTTGTTGCAGACACTTCAGTCAGCTTcgttggacctgttcctttgacatgttccaatcgccagcttccttcttcttcaacacttcccctcaagctagtgagTAGATGAACGGTTACTCCTAGCTTGATTCTAATACgcagaaaaaaaaactttgaatacCCAGcaaaaacttatttttgtcAATGCTTCGGTATGAATGTGATGTCTGTTTCTCTGgagttgatgttgttgtttcttCTTCCCCTGCCTTTTTGGGCAGAGAATACCATGTTATGATTTTGTTGTGACaccttttcttcatcttccctTATATCAAAACTCGTGAGAGTATAAACAAATTGATTAAGGGTGGAGTATGGTGTCTTACTTAATATGACAAAGGTCTTGTATTTGAGACCTAAACCTCtagcaaaattaattattttgttgcTTGAATATAAACTTTTTCCAAGCATTCTCATATCTCTTTGGCAGTTGAGCAGCCCACAATTAGGTGCATGCTTTCTTCAGTCAAGGTGGTTGAGATCCAACTTCTTAGTAACACATATTTCTCCTTCCAATCATCAATGATACCACTATCTTTTGCATCCTTCTCAGCCGCTACAACTTCCCTAGCAGTTTGTCCAGTGGAACAACTACTTTTACTTGGTTCATAGATGAGATACGTTAGTTTCATCACCTGAATCAATTGGGATATTTGTGTCCTCTTTATGAGGTAGTTTGCTGATTTAAGTTTAATGGAGCAAGCAACAATGATTTGGTGAAGTGAGGAGGTTGACATGGTTTTGGTAGAAGGGGCTATTgcaacgttttttttttttatcaatactcAGAGAGCGGAAGAGCTTTTATGCTCTGCTACCATGTAGAAATCTCACGTCtaggattagagaaatcaaggattgtattgatTGAAAATAATGTTGAGTTACAACCTCCttatatagggaaaattgtagagtcctactacaatacctattactactactataataataataatgcaattataaataatctaatcctagtcgtaatataatcctaatcataatataattctagtcataatataatcctaattaatataagtagtcTAATCCTAGTGCGGCTCTAATTCTACAACAGTGCTGTAAACTCGTCAGTCAGCTTCGTTGAACATGTTCCAATCATCAGCTTCATTCTTCATCAACACATGCTGCAGACACGTCCATCAGCTTcgttggacctgttcctttgacatgttccaatcgtcagcttccttcttcttcaacactCACGAGTCTCGAGTACAGAAAAAAGTTCACTGTATACATTTAATTTGATCGTTTCCTATTCCAATGTTTTTGCATATATAAATTGTTCCAATAAGCAAATGGTTTATACATTACTTGGTACTAGTTTGAGTAAAGCAAAATTGTTCTATTCTGTTATACATTAGTAGAAGATTGAGTTATGAGTTCCTTCGCAAACTCTAGAGTTGGAAACAGTGTATTTTCCTACAAGGGGACAATCCAAAGTTACAATTTCACTGTATATATCTTTGAGATTGCACTGCGTGAAGCTAACAATGCAACAGACAATCGAGAAACTTGTGCCTTTTGTTGCCAATTTACTTATTCTAGTGAATCCTGGTTTTAAAGATGTGCTTACCAACAGATTAACTGAATTAGGCATTAGTGAAATAAACACTGTCAAAATTCCTTCGCAGGCTAAGGAGTACATGATTGACAATTAATCATGTTGAGCGTTATTTTTACTATGATCAGATATCTGTTATCTATGCCTGCAATTTACTGctactcttcaaaaatgttagCCCAGAAAACTGTGGCtaaaaatttgaatattgatgGAAATTTTGTCATCAGTAGTGATTTGTCTGAGGAGGAAAATCAGCTTGTGAGGGACTTAATTAAGATTCACATAACGGAAACGTCCAGACCTGGCCGCGTTACGCCTATTTCACAAAAGCTTGGCCGTTTCTATGCTTACCTTGAGTTCTTGCGTTCATTATAATTGTTGTTTTTCAATTCGGAAGTGCTTAATTATCAGATATAATCATCGTATGTCTGTCTTGCTTAATGCTTATTATGATCTTTTTTGTGTTTGCTTTATgtattaaaccaaaaaaaactaCAGAAAATTTTGCCATTTAGTTTTGGTTTAAGAGTCCATATGTTTGCTCTTGAAATATGATCTATCTTCATAAATCTAGTATTATTGGACATGggaatttgaattaattgattatACAAATGAAGATACAGATACTCTATTGTCTtcgaatttaaattaattatgtatcGATGCGTATAGTTGCCGCTTGGACTTAAATAAGTGATCTTTGTTAATTCTTAATTAAGTAAGCTTGTTAATAGGATATAGAGCACAAAAGTATAGAGGAATTGAACCTGGAATTTTTTGAACTTCAAAGCATCCTTTAGACTAGTTGAAACAATAATTCAGTGGTGATTCAATGAATAAGTGATATTGTTGAGTAATTATTAATCAATGTGATATGAAATAAAGTAATAGTGTACTAGTATAGAACTTATACAAAGCAGTTGCCTTAAGCAACATAGCTCTCTTTGCCTATAttccatttgaaaattcaattgCTTTTTGACTGCATTAAGGAATAAGTGAAGAGGTGCAGCACATATTACACCCACACAATCCATCTAAAATGCACTTATtaactaaatttcattttatttgaagtCTCAAAATATGTTGTTTGCATATGATTACTTATTATATATCTAATATCATAACAAGTGTCGATACTATTGCTCAAGTATATGTAAGAAAAAATCCCTAACGTCAAACTTCTTTGATAATGACTTTGTttatcctcattttttttttactgctATAGTAAAATTCTTGTTATAAAAATCTATATTAACATATTATTCATGTTATTATAGAGAATGAGTAGATGGCAGATCTAGGAGGGGAAGAGGATGTTCACATGAATCCCATGGATAAAAAATTATACGGTATAAATAaggtttatttaaaaaaaaaatagtgtgtatatatatatatatagatttataaTCTCTTAAACATAAAAAGTAGAGGTTGATTCAGTGGTTTAGGAAATTGAAGATCAACCTTGATATGCCAAGTTCAAGTACTAGACGCcaaatttttgttttcaaacTTTTGAATCCGCTATTTATAGTGTCATTTTCATTGGTCATTGATTATTAGGtcattcaaaaataatttctcaactTTCATAATTTACTGATAAGATATCTGCATAGATTCTATTCTTTCTCGACTTTATTTGTAGGATTCACTGGCtatgttgttgtattgattACTAGGCCGAATCTTTAAAAGTATTTAGCTAAATCCCATTTGTTTAATTAAGGAACAAAATTGGAAGTATATTCTGTAGTTTGAATTGTAACAAGAAAGGTGTTTGAAAGGTAATGGGTGGTTGAGTTTTGATTGCCTTTTTGCTACAAATGATGCAATATGCATATGAGGTGTCTGCATGTTACCAACCTTTCTATTCCACTTAACCAAATACTTTGAAAATTCCAGATTTAGT
Protein-coding regions in this window:
- the LOC125858511 gene encoding protein NTM1-like 9 isoform X1 is translated as MMAVLPGENPIAVLPVDKQMGIPPLNTLPVGYRFRPTDEELVNHYLRLKINGADSQVSVIREVDICKLEPWDLPDLSVVESHDNEWFFFCPKDRKYQNGQRLNRATERGYWKATGKDRNIVTKKGAKIGMKKTLVYYVGRAPEGKRTHWVIHEYRATEKSLDGSHPGQGAFVLCRLFRKNDLKQDEHVENSNLDAEQNASVDKSPAEDELSEAATPFTVIQPLSDRDKSYAAKFSKGKKYGKQIPIESHSNSCIADDTEDQMLDITSIPPVQDLEKELGNFYDPSSQPDWKIFSPLHSQMQVELGSSYLQAPFNNDICGYQKDVQFPYGTNALEINDFLNSILVNSDEFSCEDSGQELASHHIDTQNYSITGPMIKDSGSCSESEAEVTQGQVEPDFFDPEVLWDNFDREAAVQREVNSLEPTVLKARSPLGASYDGNDYAVGNLGFFQNTYPGHYGYPASIGGSQVPNFLKVEQSGFRNNIVSTESGSGTGIKLRTRQMHNQPDDTQFNQPDDTQSRPQGTAHRRIRLQVKMQGGPVECLMRSDSSQGEEIHQAVAEGEKDCDEHSSTTSDNTTHKDLEGVVGETDDLSTQVKDADDSPVQESLDVSLKTATKRSSSSHVYMSKVVVVASLLVVFIGVWGCFRLCV
- the LOC125858511 gene encoding protein NTM1-like 9 isoform X2 — translated: MMAVLPGENPIAVLPVDKQMGIPPLNTLPVGYRFRPTDEELVNHYLRLKINGADSQVSVIREVDICKLEPWDLPDLSVVESHDNEWFFFCPKDRKYQNGQRLNRATERGYWKATGKDRNIVTKKGAKIGMKKTLVYYVGRAPEGKRTHWVIHEYRATEKSLDGSHPGQGAFVLCRLFRKNDLKQDEHVENSNLDAEQNASVDKSPAEDELSEAATPFTVIQPLSDRDKSYAAKFSKGKKYGKQIPIESHSNSCIADDTEDQMLDITSIPDLEKELGNFYDPSSQPDWKIFSPLHSQMQVELGSSYLQAPFNNDICGYQKDVQFPYGTNALEINDFLNSILVNSDEFSCEDSGQELASHHIDTQNYSITGPMIKDSGSCSESEAEVTQGQVEPDFFDPEVLWDNFDREAAVQREVNSLEPTVLKARSPLGASYDGNDYAVGNLGFFQNTYPGHYGYPASIGGSQVPNFLKVEQSGFRNNIVSTESGSGTGIKLRTRQMHNQPDDTQFNQPDDTQSRPQGTAHRRIRLQVKMQGGPVECLMRSDSSQGEEIHQAVAEGEKDCDEHSSTTSDNTTHKDLEGVVGETDDLSTQVKDADDSPVQESLDVSLKTATKRSSSSHVYMSKVVVVASLLVVFIGVWGCFRLCV